One Chryseobacterium indoltheticum DNA segment encodes these proteins:
- a CDS encoding S8 family peptidase has protein sequence MKLKKLFSTKVHIPKKENTVLRNVTVALLVFFSCTFFGQVQKLDYRFDILLQNRETLSKEGLIKELEQPEMKLDKHLVVTSAGAQTMYSCIIYTKAPEKLKAEGILVQSQLPNFATALVTIEDIEKLLQLPYVESIMAPTFDELHNDVSRAQSGASLLQDGVFNNTAYVGNGVLVGIYDTGIDWKHPDFRGVTDQTKSRIYSIWDQTLTPQGTETSPTGFSTGVEYTKAQIEDELDGSPANFVRENDTNGHGTHVAGTAAGNGAAFGDKRHKGFAPNADIVFVKGGNGSFPTTNTINALTYFQNVATALNKPIVVNMSIGGQGSAHDGSGSHEVAVDNFTSSGPGRVVVISAGNDYGDDIHKKIDIASSATGTYTFTVSSDTAASSIFSFLMYANDDSPVTAILTAPDGQQYTQNISSNTSHNILGGGFTATMYNYWSNNNNKRYVQMIISRVTGSTANCQGTYTLEVTNNGAQPISTHGWLYSEGVTTALVGGNNEYIVGSPGNATSAITVASYLGRASWYGSANGGGGQYTISPQESISSFSSQGPRVDGFQKPEITASGQNVISSKSADSSPGSTDIIAGTNFYRKNQGTSMSSPGVAGAVALLLQANPTLTAAEVKSRLTNNARQDIATGAVPNARWGSGKLDIYKAFTDEVNCVESNSETITYDGPYLITNQETGTNFSNTVFAVRYTPSLTGKLGGVSFHTSLSAISPDFAADIQVRKVDANGNPGDIIATKAISSWVNDVQRYTWNYLDLSNLNIQTVTGKDFYIVLNGVAGKISIRSEAVSVDGRSKTSTDGTTWASRTFDLKMRATIYEDVAEVKNLATTNQTKMSAAANGYNYFANNCQLISRVEKETASTVAGNVTSKVWVDNLQPNYVSRRYEINSDANTANATGKVTLYFKQAEFDAYNSTNTVKLPTSGTDMSNKANLLIEKYSGTSNTGIAASYGSTPVIIMPNVTDIVWNDTYQYWEVTFQATGLGGYFIRTSSAFLGTNEIKADSGVNIYPNPAKTFVTVDLGKNYKAKITIIDASGRLVKTLDINSKDKVNVSGLVKGTYLLDITLDNDKKIVKKIIKE, from the coding sequence ATGAAACTAAAAAAATTATTTTCTACAAAAGTACATATTCCAAAAAAAGAAAACACAGTTCTTAGGAATGTTACTGTTGCTTTACTGGTATTTTTTTCTTGTACCTTTTTTGGACAAGTACAAAAGCTGGATTATCGATTTGATATTTTGCTACAAAACAGAGAAACGTTGTCAAAAGAAGGACTTATTAAGGAACTAGAGCAACCCGAAATGAAACTGGACAAACATCTGGTTGTGACATCAGCAGGAGCGCAAACGATGTATTCATGTATTATCTATACGAAAGCACCCGAAAAATTAAAAGCTGAAGGTATTCTAGTACAAAGTCAATTACCAAATTTTGCTACAGCATTAGTTACCATTGAAGATATTGAGAAACTTCTTCAACTTCCTTATGTGGAGTCTATTATGGCTCCTACTTTTGATGAGCTTCATAATGATGTAAGCAGAGCCCAATCCGGCGCAAGCCTTTTGCAGGATGGCGTTTTTAATAATACAGCATATGTCGGAAACGGAGTTTTGGTAGGAATTTATGATACCGGTATCGATTGGAAACATCCTGATTTTAGAGGAGTCACCGATCAAACGAAAAGTAGAATCTATTCTATTTGGGATCAGACTTTAACACCTCAAGGGACAGAAACATCACCAACAGGATTTTCAACAGGAGTGGAATATACTAAAGCTCAGATCGAAGATGAATTAGACGGATCTCCTGCTAACTTTGTTCGTGAAAATGACACAAATGGGCACGGAACACACGTTGCGGGGACTGCAGCAGGAAATGGGGCTGCATTTGGTGATAAAAGACATAAAGGCTTTGCCCCCAATGCTGATATTGTTTTTGTAAAAGGAGGAAACGGATCATTCCCAACTACAAATACCATCAATGCTTTAACCTATTTTCAAAATGTTGCAACTGCATTAAATAAACCGATCGTTGTTAACATGAGTATAGGGGGGCAAGGATCGGCTCATGACGGTAGTGGTTCTCATGAAGTTGCCGTAGATAATTTTACATCTTCAGGTCCGGGTAGAGTTGTGGTGATTTCTGCGGGTAATGATTATGGCGATGACATTCATAAAAAAATTGATATTGCTTCAAGTGCTACAGGAACTTATACTTTTACTGTGTCTAGTGATACTGCAGCATCATCCATATTTTCATTTTTAATGTATGCAAATGATGATTCACCGGTAACAGCAATACTTACTGCGCCAGATGGACAGCAATATACACAAAATATATCCTCGAATACTAGCCATAATATATTGGGAGGAGGCTTCACAGCAACAATGTATAATTATTGGAGTAATAATAACAATAAAAGATATGTACAGATGATTATTAGTAGGGTCACCGGATCTACTGCCAACTGTCAAGGTACATATACGCTAGAAGTTACTAATAATGGAGCGCAACCTATTTCCACTCACGGATGGCTCTACAGTGAAGGAGTTACAACGGCTTTGGTAGGTGGTAACAATGAATATATTGTAGGTTCTCCGGGAAATGCGACAAGTGCAATTACAGTAGCCTCTTATTTGGGAAGAGCCAGCTGGTATGGCTCTGCTAATGGAGGAGGGGGTCAGTATACAATTAGTCCTCAAGAATCCATTTCAAGCTTTAGTTCACAAGGGCCAAGAGTTGATGGTTTTCAAAAGCCTGAAATTACAGCATCAGGACAAAACGTGATCTCTTCAAAATCGGCTGATTCTTCTCCAGGATCAACAGATATTATTGCAGGTACTAATTTTTATAGAAAAAACCAGGGTACTAGTATGTCATCTCCCGGAGTTGCGGGAGCTGTTGCATTACTTTTACAGGCTAATCCTACATTAACTGCTGCTGAGGTAAAAAGTCGTCTTACTAATAATGCGAGACAGGATATAGCCACCGGAGCTGTGCCAAATGCTAGATGGGGATCAGGAAAGTTAGATATTTATAAAGCTTTTACAGATGAAGTAAATTGTGTTGAATCTAATTCGGAAACAATTACCTATGATGGTCCTTATTTGATAACAAATCAAGAGACGGGTACTAACTTTAGTAACACCGTATTTGCCGTTCGTTACACCCCGTCATTAACTGGGAAGTTGGGAGGAGTATCATTTCATACTAGTTTATCAGCAATCTCTCCTGACTTTGCAGCAGATATTCAAGTGAGAAAAGTTGATGCCAATGGTAATCCCGGTGACATTATTGCCACTAAAGCTATATCTTCTTGGGTGAATGATGTTCAGAGATATACATGGAATTATTTAGATTTATCAAATTTGAATATTCAAACTGTTACGGGTAAAGATTTCTATATTGTCTTAAACGGCGTTGCCGGAAAAATATCTATAAGAAGTGAAGCGGTATCGGTTGATGGCAGATCAAAAACTTCTACCGATGGCACAACTTGGGCTTCTAGAACATTTGATCTAAAAATGAGAGCAACTATTTATGAAGATGTTGCTGAAGTTAAAAATTTAGCTACAACAAACCAGACTAAAATGTCTGCAGCTGCAAACGGATATAATTATTTTGCAAACAATTGCCAGCTTATTTCAAGAGTGGAAAAAGAAACAGCAAGTACAGTAGCAGGAAATGTTACTTCAAAAGTTTGGGTAGATAATTTACAACCAAATTATGTATCTAGAAGATATGAAATCAATTCTGATGCAAATACAGCTAATGCAACAGGGAAAGTGACTTTATATTTTAAGCAGGCTGAATTTGATGCTTATAATTCGACGAATACAGTAAAGTTACCGACTTCCGGTACTGATATGTCAAATAAAGCCAACCTATTAATTGAAAAATATTCTGGGACGAGCAATACGGGTATCGCAGCATCTTATGGCAGTACACCCGTTATAATTATGCCTAATGTTACTGATATTGTATGGAATGATACCTATCAATATTGGGAAGTTACTTTTCAGGCAACAGGTCTAGGGGGATATTTTATAAGGACATCTTCTGCCTTCTTAGGAACTAATGAAATTAAGGCTGACTCTGGAGTTAATATTTATCCCAATCCTGCTAAAACATTTGTAACGGTAGATTTGGGCAAAAATTATAAAGCCAAAATAACCATTATAGATGCTTCTGGAAGATTAGTTAAAACATTAGATATCAATTCTAAGGATAAGGTTAATGTATCTGGATTAGTGAAAGGAACTTATTTATTGGATATTACTTTGGATAATGATAAGAAAATTGTAAAGAAAATTATTAAAGAATAA
- a CDS encoding HupE/UreJ family protein, whose product MHDFLFYLKLGWEHIISLDALDHQLFVLALIAVYTFKEWKKILILVTAFTIGHSVTLALSILDVVRLPSDWVEFLIPLTIVLTAAGNILMKNKKQSQDKTNYYLALFFGLIHGLGFANTARVMIAKSQSIAVPLLGFNIGLEAGQIVIVFAILVLLFILLSLFKVNKKDWILFVSSGVFALALKMTLERIPF is encoded by the coding sequence ATGCACGACTTTTTATTCTATTTAAAACTCGGATGGGAACATATAATTTCATTGGATGCGCTTGATCATCAGCTTTTTGTATTAGCTTTAATTGCTGTTTACACCTTCAAAGAATGGAAAAAAATTCTGATTCTTGTAACTGCATTTACAATCGGGCATTCTGTAACATTAGCTTTAAGCATTCTCGATGTGGTAAGACTTCCTTCAGATTGGGTTGAGTTTTTGATTCCGCTGACGATTGTTTTAACGGCTGCCGGAAATATTCTAATGAAAAATAAAAAACAGTCTCAGGATAAAACCAATTATTATTTAGCCTTATTTTTCGGATTAATTCACGGCTTAGGCTTTGCCAATACCGCAAGAGTTATGATTGCCAAAAGCCAAAGCATTGCTGTTCCGCTTTTAGGATTTAATATTGGTTTGGAAGCGGGGCAAATCGTGATTGTTTTTGCTATTTTAGTATTGCTTTTCATTTTATTAAGTCTTTTCAAAGTCAACAAAAAAGACTGGATTCTTTTTGTATCATCGGGAGTCTTCGCATTAGCTTTAAAAATGACTTTAGAGAGAATTCCTTTTTAA
- a CDS encoding CTP synthase yields MSKKNTKYIFVTGGVTSSLGKGIVSASLGLLLKSRGFNVTIQKLDPYINIDPGTLNPYEHGECYVTEDGAETDLDLGHYERYLDAPTSQNNNVTTGKIYQTVIEKERKGDFLGKTVQVIPHITNEIKRRIKILSKQNYDIIITEIGGTVGDIESLPYIETVRQLKWELGEKNSMVIHLTLLPYLASSGELKTKPSQHSVRQLMESGIMADVLVCRTEHNIPKDQRAKLAQFCNVSLDNVIECKDLETIYEVPMYLQKQNFDDVVLKELDLKNDKEADLKDWKTFLKKFKNPKKTIEIALVGKYISLQDSYISIAEAFKHAGASLETEVKVRWVYSGDITAENIKETLQGVDGILVAPGFGDRGIEGKVLTAQYARENKVPMLGICLGMQIMTIEFARNVLGHSKANSMEFDTSTPDPVISIMEEQKNVVDKGGTMRLGAWKCSLKNASKLYDIYGTKNISERHRHRYEFNSDYLQEFEKNGFLATGTNPETGLVEALEMTDHPFYVGVQYHPEYKSTVATPHPLFKAFIKACSAK; encoded by the coding sequence ATGAGTAAAAAGAATACAAAGTACATCTTTGTGACAGGAGGTGTAACTTCATCTTTGGGAAAGGGAATCGTTTCTGCTTCTCTGGGACTTCTGCTAAAATCACGCGGCTTTAATGTAACCATCCAAAAACTGGATCCTTATATTAACATCGACCCAGGAACATTGAACCCTTATGAACACGGAGAATGCTATGTAACCGAAGATGGCGCAGAGACGGATCTGGATTTAGGACACTATGAGCGTTATCTTGATGCTCCTACTTCTCAAAACAACAACGTTACCACGGGAAAAATCTACCAAACTGTAATTGAAAAAGAAAGAAAAGGAGATTTCCTTGGAAAAACAGTGCAGGTAATTCCTCATATCACGAACGAAATCAAACGTAGAATTAAAATTCTTTCTAAACAGAACTACGATATCATTATTACTGAAATCGGTGGAACTGTGGGAGATATAGAATCTTTACCTTACATTGAAACTGTACGTCAGCTAAAGTGGGAACTGGGTGAGAAAAATTCTATGGTAATTCACCTTACTTTGTTGCCATATTTGGCTTCAAGTGGAGAATTAAAAACAAAACCATCTCAGCATTCTGTTCGTCAATTGATGGAAAGCGGAATTATGGCAGATGTTTTAGTGTGCAGAACAGAACACAATATTCCGAAAGATCAGAGAGCAAAACTGGCTCAATTCTGTAATGTTTCTTTAGATAATGTGATCGAATGTAAAGATTTGGAAACGATCTATGAAGTTCCAATGTATCTTCAAAAACAAAATTTCGATGATGTAGTTCTTAAAGAATTAGATCTTAAAAATGATAAAGAAGCAGATCTTAAAGACTGGAAAACGTTCCTTAAAAAATTCAAAAATCCTAAAAAAACGATAGAAATCGCTTTAGTAGGTAAATATATTTCTCTGCAGGATTCTTATATTTCTATTGCTGAAGCTTTCAAGCATGCAGGGGCAAGCCTTGAAACTGAAGTAAAAGTAAGATGGGTGTATAGTGGAGATATTACTGCTGAAAATATTAAAGAAACTTTACAAGGTGTTGACGGAATTCTTGTTGCTCCAGGTTTTGGTGACAGAGGAATTGAAGGTAAGGTTCTTACTGCTCAATATGCAAGAGAAAATAAAGTTCCGATGTTGGGGATTTGTTTAGGAATGCAGATTATGACCATTGAATTTGCAAGAAATGTTCTTGGGCATTCAAAAGCCAACTCAATGGAATTTGATACATCTACTCCGGATCCTGTAATTTCAATTATGGAAGAGCAGAAAAATGTTGTGGATAAAGGAGGTACAATGCGTCTTGGTGCTTGGAAATGTTCATTGAAAAACGCTTCTAAGTTATATGATATCTACGGAACAAAAAATATTTCTGAAAGACACCGTCACCGTTATGAATTCAACAGTGACTATCTTCAGGAATTCGAGAAAAACGGCTTCTTAGCTACAGGTACAAACCCTGAAACTGGCTTGGTAGAAGCGCTTGAAATGACAGATCATCCTTTCTACGTTGGGGTACAGTATCACCCGGAATATAAGAGTACGGTTGCAACACCGCATCCTTTATTTAAAGCGTTCATTAAAGCATGTTCAGCTAAATAA
- the radA gene encoding DNA repair protein RadA — protein sequence MAKLKTAYFCQNCGSQYPQWTGQCKNCLEWNTLVEEIVEKTSSKTPPFSKSKQNVINIIEVEAVEEPRIKTPSDELNRVLGGGIVLGSVTLIGGEPGIGKSTLLLQLALKMKKKIFYVSGEESASQIKMRADRLADVKNPNCFLYTETSLEKILHEAKKLEPDFVIIDSIQTLQSQLIESSPGTVSQIRECSNEIIKYAKENNVPVFLVGHITKDGQIAGPKVLEHMVDVVLNFDGDRNHLFRLLRANKNRFGSTAEIGIYEMVSQGLKEIKNPSEILITKKFEELSGNSVAVTLEGNRPMLLEIQALVSTAVYGTPQRSCTGFDSKRLNMLLAVLEKRAGFQLGAKDVFLNITGGIKTDDPALDLAVVASILSSNEDIAISEHFCFAGEIGLSGEIRPIAQVEQRITEAEKLGYEKIFVSNLNKIPKRKFGIKIEEVSKVEDFHERLFS from the coding sequence ATGGCAAAACTCAAAACTGCATACTTCTGTCAAAACTGCGGATCGCAATACCCTCAATGGACCGGGCAATGTAAAAATTGTCTCGAATGGAACACTTTGGTAGAAGAAATCGTAGAAAAAACATCTTCAAAAACACCTCCTTTTTCAAAATCGAAGCAAAACGTAATCAACATCATTGAAGTTGAAGCCGTTGAAGAGCCGAGAATAAAAACTCCTTCCGATGAGCTAAACCGTGTCTTGGGAGGCGGAATTGTTTTAGGATCTGTTACCTTAATCGGTGGTGAGCCCGGAATTGGTAAGTCTACTCTGCTTTTGCAGCTTGCGTTGAAAATGAAGAAGAAAATCTTCTATGTTTCAGGAGAAGAAAGTGCTTCTCAGATTAAAATGAGAGCCGACCGTTTAGCAGATGTGAAAAATCCTAATTGTTTTTTATATACCGAAACTTCTTTAGAAAAAATCCTTCATGAAGCTAAAAAACTGGAACCGGATTTCGTTATCATCGATTCTATTCAAACATTACAATCACAGTTGATCGAAAGTTCGCCCGGAACAGTTTCCCAGATTCGGGAATGCTCGAATGAAATTATTAAATATGCCAAAGAAAACAATGTCCCTGTTTTTCTGGTTGGGCACATTACAAAAGACGGTCAAATTGCCGGACCAAAGGTTTTGGAGCACATGGTCGATGTTGTTCTGAATTTCGATGGTGATAGAAACCATCTTTTCAGACTCTTGAGAGCCAATAAAAACCGTTTCGGATCAACTGCAGAGATCGGAATTTACGAAATGGTTTCGCAAGGATTAAAAGAAATAAAAAACCCTTCTGAAATTTTAATTACTAAAAAGTTTGAAGAGCTTTCGGGCAATTCTGTAGCAGTAACGTTAGAAGGAAACCGACCGATGCTGTTGGAAATTCAGGCTTTGGTAAGTACCGCTGTCTACGGAACGCCGCAGAGAAGTTGTACCGGTTTTGATTCTAAAAGGCTCAATATGTTGTTAGCTGTTCTTGAAAAAAGAGCAGGTTTTCAATTGGGTGCAAAAGATGTCTTTTTAAATATTACAGGCGGAATAAAAACCGACGATCCTGCTTTAGATTTAGCGGTTGTCGCATCTATTCTGTCATCAAATGAAGATATTGCTATTTCTGAACATTTTTGTTTTGCTGGTGAAATTGGTTTGAGTGGAGAAATTCGTCCAATTGCGCAGGTCGAACAAAGAATTACGGAGGCTGAAAAATTGGGTTATGAGAAAATTTTCGTTTCTAATTTAAATAAAATTCCAAAGAGAAAATTCGGAATTAAGATTGAAGAAGTAAGTAAAGTTGAGGATTTTCATGAACGATTATTTTCATGA
- a CDS encoding DUF6702 family protein, whose product MFVALKKIFISFLILFLGLTSFVSAKEFHPYHVGSVEINYNSKSKTFEITGRFFLDDLENGLAKKYGKPFHFNDAKYKAQINEALKKYSAEYFKLKTDNQFLKINYVGYEEDSESVNIYLESEKVENPKKVEAAVSFLYNLFDDQINLVHIIVNGNRKSEKLTYPNRYLFQQF is encoded by the coding sequence ATGTTTGTAGCTCTTAAAAAAATCTTTATCAGTTTTCTAATCTTATTTTTAGGGCTTACTTCCTTTGTTTCTGCAAAAGAATTTCATCCTTATCACGTTGGTTCGGTAGAAATCAATTACAATTCAAAATCAAAAACTTTTGAAATTACCGGAAGGTTTTTCTTAGACGATTTAGAAAATGGACTTGCTAAAAAATACGGAAAGCCATTTCATTTTAATGATGCAAAATATAAAGCCCAAATCAATGAGGCTTTAAAAAAATACAGCGCTGAATATTTCAAGCTGAAAACAGACAATCAGTTTTTGAAAATCAATTACGTTGGTTATGAAGAAGACAGCGAATCTGTGAATATTTATCTTGAATCTGAGAAAGTGGAAAATCCCAAAAAAGTGGAAGCTGCAGTGAGTTTTCTGTATAATTTATTTGATGACCAAATCAACTTAGTTCATATTATCGTTAATGGAAACCGTAAAAGTGAAAAGCTGACGTATCCGAATAGATATTTATTTCAGCAGTTTTAA
- a CDS encoding MFS transporter translates to MSIFLCILDLFIVNIAIPSIKNSINASTAETQFIIVFYIIGYGAFLITGSKIGNKYGHKKIFIVSMFSFMVFSFFCGNATSATALNVSRLFQGISAAFMVPQGVALISNVFKIEEERVKALGIYGAIAGIASVIGQVLGGVIPDLHLSFDAWRLVFFINIPIAILVIILANKYLKEVEIKGKESIQIFPQMILIILLIVLMYAIVISGEEGWRTNNILLLLLSLTGLILFILNQKRKFKKGKEVLINMKPFLYQSFKIALLAAVTYYLVQDSYFFINANFFEEHHHLSSTKTGLLFACQGIGYVLASLLSVRFLNKYQEKFIVFGLLIMVLGLVGHIYAVNTPAINLSIISVVLFFYGIGCGIVLPSMFTNAMRKLPVSITSLATGVYLTIQQISIGFGVSLVGGIYFNLDNGYLMATCVMIFLLLITISIFLISDVSLKRNSL, encoded by the coding sequence ATGTCAATTTTTTTATGTATTCTGGATCTTTTCATTGTTAATATTGCAATACCATCCATCAAAAATTCTATCAACGCAAGTACCGCCGAAACGCAGTTTATAATCGTCTTTTATATTATCGGCTACGGTGCTTTTCTGATTACGGGAAGTAAAATAGGGAACAAATATGGGCATAAGAAAATCTTTATAGTTTCCATGTTCAGCTTTATGGTGTTTTCATTTTTTTGTGGAAATGCTACTTCTGCAACAGCATTGAATGTAAGTCGGCTTTTTCAGGGGATTTCGGCTGCTTTTATGGTTCCGCAAGGCGTTGCCTTAATATCGAATGTTTTTAAAATTGAAGAAGAAAGAGTGAAAGCTTTAGGTATTTATGGTGCAATTGCAGGAATCGCCTCGGTTATAGGACAGGTTTTAGGAGGTGTAATTCCTGATCTTCATTTGAGTTTTGATGCGTGGCGACTTGTTTTCTTTATTAATATTCCAATTGCAATTTTGGTCATTATTTTGGCTAATAAATATCTTAAAGAAGTTGAAATTAAAGGAAAAGAATCTATACAAATCTTTCCACAAATGATATTGATTATTCTCCTGATTGTTTTGATGTATGCAATTGTCATCAGTGGTGAAGAAGGTTGGAGGACAAATAATATTCTGTTACTGCTTTTATCTTTAACCGGTTTGATTCTTTTTATTTTAAATCAAAAAAGGAAATTTAAAAAGGGAAAAGAGGTTTTGATCAATATGAAACCTTTTTTATATCAAAGTTTTAAAATTGCACTTTTAGCAGCCGTAACTTATTATCTGGTTCAGGATTCTTATTTTTTCATCAATGCCAATTTTTTTGAAGAACATCATCATTTGAGCTCTACAAAAACAGGGTTATTGTTTGCCTGCCAAGGAATTGGCTATGTTTTAGCATCTTTATTATCGGTGAGATTTTTAAATAAATATCAGGAGAAATTTATTGTTTTCGGTTTACTGATCATGGTTTTAGGACTTGTTGGTCATATTTATGCAGTTAATACACCAGCCATAAATTTATCAATTATTTCTGTGGTTTTATTCTTTTACGGAATAGGATGCGGAATTGTTTTGCCTTCTATGTTTACCAACGCAATGAGAAAATTACCTGTTTCAATTACTTCGCTTGCAACAGGAGTTTATTTGACGATACAACAAATTTCTATTGGATTTGGGGTAAGTTTGGTGGGAGGAATTTATTTTAATCTTGATAATGGATATTTAATGGCAACCTGCGTAATGATTTTTTTATTATTGATTACGATAAGTATATTTTTAATTTCAGATGTTAGCTTAAAAAGGAATTCTCTCTAA
- a CDS encoding acyl carrier protein phosphodiesterase, whose translation MNFLAHSFLTFNDGQIVGQFLEDFIRNKDRYSFPKDIQDGITLHRAIDTFTDSHPAIHEAKKVFSPLVRLYAGAFVDVSMDYFLATDLSLHSLKGWKEHSLKVYRVLNENEQFLSENFKKMLAKMEHDDWLYNYREDWGIKFSIQNVLNKAKYLNKDIPVFQAFLDNKDALQKCYDDFFPDLLAHAKAENALLQLQK comes from the coding sequence ATGAACTTTCTCGCCCACTCTTTTCTTACTTTCAATGACGGACAAATTGTCGGGCAGTTTCTCGAAGATTTCATCCGAAACAAAGACCGCTATTCTTTCCCGAAAGATATTCAGGATGGGATTACTTTGCATCGTGCAATAGATACATTTACAGATTCGCACCCCGCCATTCACGAGGCAAAAAAAGTTTTCAGTCCGCTTGTAAGGCTTTACGCAGGAGCTTTTGTCGATGTTTCGATGGATTATTTTCTGGCTACAGATCTCAGTTTACATTCGTTGAAAGGCTGGAAAGAACATTCACTAAAGGTTTACAGAGTTCTCAATGAAAATGAGCAATTTCTTTCTGAAAATTTCAAAAAAATGCTTGCAAAAATGGAACATGACGATTGGTTATACAATTACCGGGAAGATTGGGGTATTAAATTCAGCATTCAGAATGTTTTGAATAAAGCGAAATATTTAAATAAGGATATTCCGGTTTTTCAGGCTTTTTTAGACAATAAAGATGCTTTGCAGAAATGTTATGATGATTTTTTTCCTGATCTTTTAGCCCACGCAAAAGCTGAAAATGCTCTTTTACAACTTCAAAAATAA
- a CDS encoding YceI family protein yields the protein MKKILLSFVFALVSAFTFAQSTWRVDPAHSSINFNIKHMGISFVQGRFDKFQGEVETPGANLDNAKFDFTVYPETINTGVEARDKHLKSADFFDAEKFPEMKFQGAAVSQGKDKNYMLKGKLTIKGVSKEISIPLTFGGITKNQQGKEVAGLQAKFTINRLDYNIKYDPAGAGIAKDVEVVLFLEVAK from the coding sequence ATGAAAAAAATACTATTAAGCTTTGTTTTTGCTTTGGTAAGCGCATTCACTTTTGCACAATCTACGTGGAGAGTAGATCCTGCACACTCATCAATTAATTTCAATATTAAACATATGGGAATAAGCTTTGTGCAGGGAAGGTTTGATAAGTTTCAGGGTGAAGTAGAAACTCCGGGTGCTAATTTAGATAATGCTAAGTTTGATTTTACTGTTTATCCGGAAACAATCAATACAGGTGTGGAGGCCAGAGATAAGCACTTAAAGAGCGCAGATTTTTTTGATGCAGAAAAGTTTCCTGAAATGAAATTTCAAGGTGCAGCTGTGTCACAAGGAAAAGATAAAAATTACATGTTAAAAGGTAAATTGACGATTAAGGGTGTTTCGAAAGAAATAAGCATCCCATTAACTTTTGGAGGTATCACAAAAAACCAGCAAGGGAAAGAAGTTGCAGGTTTGCAGGCAAAATTTACTATAAATCGTTTAGATTATAATATTAAATATGATCCAGCGGGAGCAGGTATTGCAAAAGATGTTGAGGTTGTTTTATTTTTGGAAGTAGCGAAATAA